Below is a window of Dehalococcoidales bacterium DNA.
TTAACCGTGAGAGCATTCGCAAAGCTCCAGGTGCCACTGCGAAACTTGATCAGGTTTACTGCAAAAGTCTCATCAGTAATTCCGTAGGCAAAGAGCGAAAGCAGCTTTTTCCTCACCCTGCCCAAATATAAAGAAAGTGATGAACTCATTAAGAAATGACGAAGGTTAACCGCAAGGGTGGTAATAATTATTGAAGCTGGCCCGGCACCAGCTGAAAGCATTGAAATTGCAATGAACTGGGCACTACCGGCAAAAAGCAATATCGACATCAGGCCAATCTGCCAGGGGTCTAGTCCTGCATTGCGTGCAATAACCCCAAAAGCCAATCCCAGGGGAATATAACCGAGAAACACCGGCCAAGCGGCTGCAGCCCCCTGG
It encodes the following:
- a CDS encoding AzlC family ABC transporter permease → MTNSQQKKENTIKQKIYQGAAAAWPVFLGYIPLGLAFGVIARNAGLDPWQIGLMSILLFAGSAQFIAISMLSAGAGPASIIITTLAVNLRHFLMSSSLSLYLGRVRKKLLSLFAYGITDETFAVNLIKFRSGTWSFANALTVNHVSNVSWVASTVIGGFAGEFIPEGAFGIDYALVAMFIGLLAMQLRGRKYIVTALFSGFLAVIFSLVLPGNLYIIAASMLAATGGVVVLRKIRQVKNSNNA